Genomic window (Alligator mississippiensis isolate rAllMis1 chromosome 7, rAllMis1, whole genome shotgun sequence):
TAGTAAGATGCAGAGGAGATATTAAAAGATTAAAAGTTGGaaacctggctacacaaatcattcTGCACTTTATGTATAATCgattcaaagctacaagagtgAACAAAGACATCTTCAATGTTTTTGCTATGAATGCAGACAATGATATATAGCATATTGGAAGTAAGGTGGGAAGAAGAGAGGGGTGGGATTGGGACCTCTAAGGAATTcatcttttttatataatatcttttatttcatacatatttgtttccagcatacattttctaggtgagatctattgaaaaaatgatagactttcagatttaaagcaaaggaaaagaatcCTGAGGTGTGGCTGggttaacattttcttcactttctaaaggaataagaaaatattttattttatgtagggtcttgccagggaaaattcatttattaaaatcaaatatttcatggGAAGAAAAATGGACTATTTCCATTCTTAGCATGAATTTTGAGACAGTAgtgatgggaatatcaaagccactgagtttgttattctcctccttaccactgcccttgttctattatagccaggacttgcacggtgccctgggagggaagatgtccaactggaccactgtaaccgagttcctcctcctgggcttctcggacactcgggagctgcagatcttgcactttgtcatctttctggcagcgtacctggcagctctggtggggaacctccttgtcatCACTGTTGTAACTACAGACCATCACCTCCAAAGCCCCATGTACTgttttttggcaaatttgtccatccttgacaTTGGGTCCATCTCTGTCACTGTCCCcaagtccatggccaattctctcttaaacaccaggacaatttcctatgctggatgtgtggcccaggtctctctcttcttcctctgttGTGCAGCCAATCTTtcattcctcaccatcatggcatatgaccggtacgttgccatctgcaagccactgcattatgagataataatgaacaggagagcttgcgtccagatggctgcctgttCATGGGTTGTTGCTTCCatgtactctgcactgcacactgggaacacctttagtctccccttctgccactcaaataccatcaatcagttcttctgtgaaataccccagctgctcaagctctccagctctgacacataccgcagggagctggcagctgttgccttcagtgtgtttttatgtttagtctgttttgttttcatcgttgtgtcgtatgttcagatcttcaccgcggtgtggagcatcccctcggagcagggccggcagaaagccttctccacctgcattcctcaccttatcgtggtctccctgtttctttccactggcgGCATTGCCTACACaaagcccatctctgactccccgtcccatctggatctcctggcagctgttctgtattgtgtggtgcctccattgatgaatccggtcatctacagcatgaggaacagggagatccaagctgccctgaggaaactgctccacaggctgatccgctCCAAGAACAAAATGTCCAACTTTTTTTCATGACTTTCCttctattatatttttcttttctaatttacaaATTAACTTATTCttttttcatagtattgtgtgagtcttgcatattaaaaatgaaggtggtagGTTAATTCTGTAACTTCGTAATGTCAAAGACTTGGTTTTTCTCATTTTGgttgacactgttgaagtgggaaTGTAATatttcatgcatcaattttactgtctTCGCACCATGTAAAATATATCCCATCAATTATAAGATACTGAAGAATTaaagagttttgtttactaattggtgCAATCAATTATTCAGATGACAGAATATACAGGTAAATCTCCAGGTGACGTGATACTGTAATGAAATGCAAACATTTTAGGGGGCAGGAATAGAGTTCAGATGGATACGgatagattggggagctgggcttgaaacAATAAGACGAAGGCCACAAAATAAATGCAACTTGCTGCACATaggggagaagaatcaaaagcacaaatacagcctgGGTTAAAATTCCTGGGTGTTATCATGGTTGAAAAGGTGGGTCACAGACTCGATATGAACGTGgaatttgatgtagctacagaaacattcatgcagtttggggctccaacaacaggagtattagatgtaaaacaggggtgtaggttttagccgtgtgggtctaaggacacaggcagaccatgttctttgtgtgaatctTATACCTT
Coding sequences:
- the LOC106740205 gene encoding olfactory receptor 14A16-like, translating into MSNWTTVTEFLLLGFSDTRELQILHFVIFLAAYLAALVGNLLVITVVTTDHHLQSPMYCFLANLSILDIGSISVTVPKSMANSLLNTRTISYAGCVAQVSLFFLCCAANLSFLTIMAYDRYVAICKPLHYEIIMNRRACVQMAACSWVVASMYSALHTGNTFSLPFCHSNTINQFFCEIPQLLKLSSSDTYRRELAAVAFSVFLCLVCFVFIVVSYVQIFTAVWSIPSEQGRQKAFSTCIPHLIVVSLFLSTGGIAYTKPISDSPSHLDLLAAVLYCVVPPLMNPVIYSMRNREIQAAL